The following proteins are co-located in the Telopea speciosissima isolate NSW1024214 ecotype Mountain lineage chromosome 9, Tspe_v1, whole genome shotgun sequence genome:
- the LOC122641087 gene encoding histone H3.2, with translation MARTKQTARKSTGGKAPRKQLATKAARKSAPATGGVKKPHRFRPGTVALREIRKYQKSTELLIRKLPFQRLVREIAQDFKTDLRFQSSAVSALQEAAEAYLVGLFEDTNLCAIHAKRVTIMPKDIQLARRIRGERA, from the coding sequence ATGGCGCGTACGAAACAGACTGCCAGGAAATCTACCGGAGGAAAGGCTCCGAGGAAGCAATTGGCTACAAAGGCGGCTCGGAAATCTGCTCCGGCGACTGGAGGCGTGAAGAAACCTCATCGATTCAGGCCAGGAACGGTGGCTTTGAGAGAGATTAGGAAGTACCAGAAGAGTACCGAGCTTCTCATCCGAAAGCTCCCATTCCAACGTTTGGTTCGGGAGATTGCTCAGGATTTCAAGACTGATCTTCGTTTCCAAAGCTCTGCTGTTTCAGCGCTTCAAGAAGCTGCGGAGGCTTATCTGGTCGGGCTCTTTGAAGATACCAACCTCTGTGCGATTCATGCGAAAAGGGTTACGATTATGCCCAAAGATATCCAGCTTGCTCGTCGGATTAGGGGTGAGCGTGC